A genome region from Pithys albifrons albifrons isolate INPA30051 chromosome 24, PitAlb_v1, whole genome shotgun sequence includes the following:
- the LOC139682353 gene encoding uncharacterized protein — translation MPCGSRGPSRAVPCGSRGPSRAMPCGSRGPSRAVPCGSRGPSRAVPCGAGPRAALGLRVLVLCAALCAGPARAGPPPFPFWDPSLPWHRRLDDLLERLSPAELVLQVARGGTMGNGPAPPIPRLGIAPYNWNTECLRGDAEAPGWATAFPQALGLAAAFSPELIYRVANATATEVRAKHNSFAAAGRYGDHTGLSCFSPVLNIMRHPLWGRNQETYGEDPFLSGELARSFVQGLQGQHPRYVKASAGCKHFSVHGGPENIPVSRLSFDAKVLERDWRMTFLPQFQACVRAGSYSFMCSYNRINGVPACANKKLLTDILRGEWGFEGYVVSDEGAIELIMLGHRYTHTFLETAVASVNAGCNLELSYGMRNNVFMHIPQALAMGNITLQMLRDRVRPLFYTRMRLGEFDPPAMNPYSALDLSVVQSPEHRNLSLEAAVKSFVLLKNIRGTLPMRARDLPSQRLVVVGPFADNPKVLFGDYAPVPEPQYIYTPRRGLETLGTNVSFAAGCSKPQCQWYSRAEVVRAVGMADVVVVCLGTGVDVETESKDRRDLSLPGHQLELLQDAVQAAAGRPVILLLFNAGPLDVSWAQAHDGVGAILACFFPAQATGLAIARVLLGEGGASPAGRLPATWPAGMHQVPPMENYTMEGRTYRYYGQEAPLYPFGYGLSYTTFSYRDLVLSPSVLPVCANLTVSVVLENTGPRDGEEVVQLYLRWEQSSVPVPRWQLVAFRRMAVLAGQETKLSFQVLAEQRAVWAQGWLLEPGTFTLFAGGQQPGQRTRVPSEVLSAQFSVTGAARPLRGC, via the exons ATGCCGTGCGGGTCCCGGGGGCCgagccgtgccgtgccgtgtGGGTCCCGGGGGCCGAGCCGTGCCATGCCGTGCGGGTCCCGGGGGCCgagccgtgccgtgccgtgcgGGTCCCGGGGGCCGAGCCGGGCCGTGCCGTGCGGGGCCGGCCCGAGAGCGGCGCTGGGGTTGCGGGTCCTGGTGCTGTGCGCGGCGCTGTgcgcggggccggcccgggcggggccgccccccttccccttctggGACCCCTCGCTGCCCTGGCACCGCCGCCTCGACGACCTCCTGGAGCGGCTGAGCCCCGCcgagctggtgctgcag GTGGCGAGGGGGGGCACGATGGGCAACGGCCCCGCGCCCCCCATCCCGCGGTTGGGCATCGCGCCCTACAACTGGAACACGGAGTGTCTGCGGGGCGATGCCGAGGCGCCTGGATGGGCCACAGCCTTCCCGCAGGCGCTGGGGCTCGCTGCTGCCTTCAG CCCTGAGCTCATCTACCGGGTGGCCAACGCCACGGCCACCGAGGTGAGAGCCAAGCACAACAGCTTCGCTGCCGCCGGCCGCTACGGTGACCACACCGGGCTCAGCTGCTTCAGCCCCGTCCTGAACATCATGAGGCACCCGCTGTGGGGCAGGAACCAG GAGACCTACGGGGAGGACCCGTTCCTGAGCGGGGAGCTGGCCCGCAGCTTcgtgcaggggctgcagggccagcaCCCTCGCTATGTCAAGGCCAGCGCCGGCTGCAAACACTTCAGCGTGCACGGGGGCCCCGAGAACATCCCCGTCTCCAGGCTCAGCTTTGACGCCAAG gtgctggagcgggACTGGCGCATGACCTTCCTGCCCCAGTTCCAGGCGTGTGTCCGTGCTGGTTCCTACAGCTTCATGTGCAGCTACAACAG GATCAATGgtgttcctgcctgtgccaACAAGAAGCTGCTGACAGACATCCTGCGTGGCGAGTGGGGCTTCGAGGGGTACGTGGTGAGCGATGAGGGGGCCATTGAGCTCATTATGCTGGGGCACCGCTACACACACACCTTCCTGGAGACGGCAGTCG CCTCGGTGAACGCTGGCTGCAACCTGGAGCTCTCCTACGGCATGAGGAACAATGTCTTCATGCACATCCCTCAGGCCCTGGCCATGGGCAACATCACACTGCAG ATGCTGCGTGACCGTGTCCGGCCCCTCTTCTACACACGGATGCGGCTGGGGGAGTTTGACCCCCCAGCCATGAACCCCTACAGTGCCCTGGACCTGAGCGTGGTGCAGAGCCCCGAGCACCGCAACCTCTCGTTGGAAGCCGCTGTCAAGagctttgtgctgctgaagaACATCCGGGGGACGCTGCCCATGCGGGCCCGGGACCTTCCCAGCCAGCGCCTCGTG gTGGTGGGTCCTTTTGCTGACAACCCCAAGGTGCTGTTTGGGGACTATGCACCGGTGCCAGAGCCTCAGTACATCTACACTCCCCG gagggggCTGGAGACGCTGGGGACCAATGTCAGCTTCGCAGCGGGCTGCAGCAAGCCCCAGTGCCAGTGGTACTCCCGGGCAGAGGTGGtgagggcagtggggatggcTGACGTGGTGGTAGTCTGCCTGGGGACAG GAGTGGATGTGGAGACAGAGTCAAAGGACCGGCGTGACCTGTCCCTGCCGGGgcaccagctggagctgctgcaggatgccGTGCAGGCAG CCGCTGGGCGCCCCGTCATCCTGCTGCTGTTCAACGCGGGGCCCCTGGATGtgagctgggcacaggcacaCGATGGCGTGGGGGCCATCCTGGCCTGCTTCTTCCCTGCCCAGGCCACTGGCTTGGCCATCGCCAGGGTCCTGCTGGGTGAGGGAGGGGCCAGCCCAGCAGGGCGGCTGCCAGCCACGTGGCCTGCGGGCATGCACCAG GTTCCGCCAATGGAGAACTACACCATGGAGGGGCGGACGTACCGGTACTATGGGCAGGAGGCCCCGCTCTACCCCTTTGGGTACGGGCTGTCCTACACCACCTTCAGCTATCGGGACCTGGTGCTGAgcccctcagtgctgcctgtcTGTGCCAACCTCACCGTGTCTGTGGTGCTGGAGAACACGGGTCCACGGGATGGCGAGGAG GTGGTGCAGCTGTACCTGCGCTGGGAGCAGTCGTCCGTGCCAGTGCCGCGCTGGCAGCTGGTGGCTTTCCGTCGCATGGCTGTGCTGGCCGGCCAGGAGACCAAGCTGTCCTTCCAGGTGCTGGCTGAGCAGCGTGCggtgtgggcacagggctggctcCTGGAGCCTGGCACCTTCACCCTCTTTGCGGGTGGGCAGCAGCCGGGCCAGCGGACACGGGTGCCCTCGGAGGTGCTGAGCGCACAGTTCAGCGTCACCGGCGCGGCGCGGCCCCTGCGCGGGTGCTGA
- the TRAPPC3 gene encoding trafficking protein particle complex subunit 3 isoform X2: MSRQGGRGTESKKMNSELFTLTYGALVTQLCKDYENDDDVNKQLDKMGYNIGVRLIEDFLARSNVGRCHDFRETADVIAKIAFKMYLGITPSITNWSPGGDEFSLILENNPLVDFVELPDNHSTLIYSNLLCGVLRGALEMVQMAVDVKFVQDTLKGDSVTEIRMKFIRRIEDNLPAGEE, translated from the exons ATGTCGCGACAGGGCGGGCGCGGCACCGAGAGCAAGAAAATG AACTCGGAGCTGTTCACGCTCACCTACGGCGCGCTGGTGACGCAGCTCTGCAAGGACTACGAGAACGACGACGACGTCAACAAGCAGCTGGACAAAAT GGGTTACAACATCGGGGTCCGGCTCATCGAGGACTTCCTGGCCCGCTCCAATGTTGGGAGATGCCACGATTTCCGTGAGACTGCTGATGTCATTGCAAAG ATTGCATTTAAGATGTACCTGGGCATCACTCCCAGCATCACCAACTGGAGCCCTGGGGGTGACGAGTTCTCCCTGATCCTGGAAAACAATCCCTTAGTGGACTTTGTGGAGCTCCCTGACAACCACTCAACCCTCATCTACTCCAACCTGCTCTGTGGGGTGCTGCGAGGTGCCCTGGAAATG gTGCAGATGGCTGTTGATGTGAAGTTCGTTCAGGACACGCTGAAGGGTGACAGTGTCACAGAAATACGGATGAAGTTCATCAGGAGGATTGAAGACAACCTTCCAGCTGGGGAAGAGTGA
- the TRAPPC3 gene encoding trafficking protein particle complex subunit 3 isoform X1, with protein sequence MSRQGGRGTESKKMYWYLPFISPSASLQLMNSELFTLTYGALVTQLCKDYENDDDVNKQLDKMGYNIGVRLIEDFLARSNVGRCHDFRETADVIAKIAFKMYLGITPSITNWSPGGDEFSLILENNPLVDFVELPDNHSTLIYSNLLCGVLRGALEMVQMAVDVKFVQDTLKGDSVTEIRMKFIRRIEDNLPAGEE encoded by the exons ATGTCGCGACAGGGCGGGCGCGGCACCGAGAGCAAGAAAATG TATTGGTATTTGCCATTCATTTCaccttctgcctctctgcagcTCATG AACTCGGAGCTGTTCACGCTCACCTACGGCGCGCTGGTGACGCAGCTCTGCAAGGACTACGAGAACGACGACGACGTCAACAAGCAGCTGGACAAAAT GGGTTACAACATCGGGGTCCGGCTCATCGAGGACTTCCTGGCCCGCTCCAATGTTGGGAGATGCCACGATTTCCGTGAGACTGCTGATGTCATTGCAAAG ATTGCATTTAAGATGTACCTGGGCATCACTCCCAGCATCACCAACTGGAGCCCTGGGGGTGACGAGTTCTCCCTGATCCTGGAAAACAATCCCTTAGTGGACTTTGTGGAGCTCCCTGACAACCACTCAACCCTCATCTACTCCAACCTGCTCTGTGGGGTGCTGCGAGGTGCCCTGGAAATG gTGCAGATGGCTGTTGATGTGAAGTTCGTTCAGGACACGCTGAAGGGTGACAGTGTCACAGAAATACGGATGAAGTTCATCAGGAGGATTGAAGACAACCTTCCAGCTGGGGAAGAGTGA